One stretch of Harmonia axyridis chromosome 1, icHarAxyr1.1, whole genome shotgun sequence DNA includes these proteins:
- the LOC123685107 gene encoding uncharacterized protein LOC123685107 isoform X4, whose amino-acid sequence MDYLIKIVKRGLDMSLSNTGKLICPCIFLLVICCRHVLSNGSNEELLPVSISEVYESLKNSPLIRGSITSNGNRKGILTKRRLFSNLFMDDAGHNHEERNEFGIIYDYALPKKYKFMVGDNEEVTDLAGNGQIVTEITENDECEIKYIYDMDYDSAVCRLVGGDCYLEYEKQFRTVIPDKNRCLQKNNDCVMNISDYGNNGVMLPFTRLNCLKYRMKARTLSDLPFPELEKKNECEFRYINELTPQELFCQLKDNACYLGNEEKITIIRDDENCKLVRNHCVSKGDMRTELPFVSKNCHKFDIPNNSRKRRQLTYPAKGCELYSSQNMFYRIVKCQLINGECYLEMDNRVTIQPDNENCFQHGDGCYAFTSFPRTELPLVDKDCIRRIDVIEHYPKNNRGLPQGLSSKLGSAKKEFINSSPKLAGRAGHHFMDTTDEPPSNELGLNGVSFGRSSINVPPNPLEETLFDGLSDVKVQRARWKDKSSDDDIWKDPQYTSCILVMQKKGDKFEKRCYPGNEETDYLISDESNCRLIDGQCYKVHKNRKIKKKYLSTKKELRRVKLFDECYEIDVEDLYESPCSQSNYELLMVDPENPKNFCDSKDCGETKDKTVVPVRTVNRDSDSVLMDALKAMVPEDQLNMKPDGLFYSVAFLYNDSFSGALSTPIVQKKESNRYENKNDQYFKNEENIGYLDLDDYLYDDSDASGEISEGKSRQSARSEDAWQDLKNTNCIFHMIKGKHSWKAKCYPGNDLSDEINPQLENSCRLIDGECLKVHRDQQFLSSYFRESPNEILKCIKLDDECFLVSANLLLENKDDCYESMCNNLIEDPQFLGNYCESSDCGHSGNNLKFLRELNDGEVSSDRPKVKSLKDLPVSYPLLQALKAVVPKTNLNENPSALLFSIGLLYNSSRSSDVPIEELAGRSNQKVMQKVGNITVEVRKRDETPEYLSTEHRNLTDILNTQEADISLDKDQRLAKNAQILNEYQSVSSDEHDSGFDAIVKRRRFFRNQGTEKEKQISVHDADQSKRELRNGENSEYFFTYQPIAVETQPD is encoded by the exons ATGGACTATCTTATTAAAATAGTG AAGCGTGGATTAGATATGAGCCTATCAAATACAGGAAAATTGATTTGTCCTTGCATTTTTTTACTGGTGATATGTTGTCGTCATGTGTTATCAAATGGTTCTAATGAAGAACTACTGCCTGTGAGCATTTCTGAAGTTTATGAAAGCCTGAAGAACAGTCCTTTGATCCGAGGATCGATTACATCGAATGGAAATCGAAAAG GTATTTTAACGAAAAGGAGGTTATTCAGTAATTTGTTTATGGACGATGCCGGACATAATCATGAAGAACGAAATGAGTTTGGTATTATATATGACTATGCACTACCCAAAAAGTATAAATTTATGGTCGGTGATAATGAGGAAGTTACAGATCTAGCAGGCAATGGCCAGATTGTGActgaaataacagaaaatgatgaatgtgaaatcaAATATATCTATGACATGGACTACGACTCTGCAGTTTGTCGATTGGTAGGAGGTGATTGTTATCTTGAATACGAAAAGCAATTCAGGACTGTGATACCCGACAAGAATCGTTGCCTCCAGAAAAATAATGATTGTGTTATGAATATCTCAGACTATGGGAATAACGGCGTTATGTTACCATTCACACGTTTGAACTGTTTGAAGTATAGGATGAAAGCGAGGACTTTGAGTGATTTACCTTTTCCAGAACtcgaaaagaaaaatgaatgtGAATTTCGCTACATCAATGAATTAACTCCACAAGAATTATTTTGCCAATTGAAGGACAATGCTTGTTATTTAgggaatgaagaaaaaataaccaTCATCAGAGATGATGAAAACTGCAAATTAGTACGTAATCATTGTGTGTCCAAGGGCGATATGCGTACCGAATTGCCATTCGTCAGTAAAAATTGTCACAAATTTGATATACCTAACAACTCAAGGAAACGAAGGCAATTAACGTATCCAGCAAAAGGTTGTGAACTATACTCTAGCCAAAATATGTTCTACAGGATCGTGAAGTGTCAATTGATAAATGGTGAATGCTACTTAGAAATGGACAACAGGGTGACAATTCAGCCTGACAATGAGAACTGTTTTCAACATGGTGATGGATGTTATGCTTTCACTTCGTTTCCACGAACTGAGCTGCCACTGGTTGATAAAGATTGCATAAGGCGAATTGATGTCATCGAGCATTATCCGAAAAACAATAGGGGTTTACCCCAAGGACTTTCCTCAAAGTTGGGTTCCGCAAAAAAGGAGTTTATTAATTCATCGCCCAAATTAGCAGGAAGAGCCGGACATCATTTCATGGACACAACAGATGAACCTCCGTCAAATGAATTAGGATTAAATG GGGTTTCCTTTGGAAGAAGTTCAATAAACGTACCTCCTAATCCACTCGAAGAAACTTTATTTGATGGTTTGTCAGATGTCAAAGTTCAAAGAGCTCGTTGGAAAGATAAATCATCTGATGATGATATATGGAAAGATCCGCAATATACTAGTTGCATTTTAGTAATGCAAAAGAAAGGCGATAAATTCGAGAAGCGTTGCTATCCCGGCAATGAAGAAACAGATTACCTAATATCCGACGAAAGTAACTGTCGCCTTATTGACGGTCAGTGTTACAAGGTCCACAAAAATcggaaaatcaagaaaaaatatttgtctACGAAAAAAGAACTTAGACGTGTTAAACTATTCGACGAGTGTTACGAGATCGATGTTGAAGATTTGTATGAGAGCCCCTGTTCACAATCTAACTACGAACTATTGATGGTCGATCCAGAAAATCCTAAGAATTTCTGCGACTCGAAGGACTGTGGAGAAACCAAAGACAAGACAGTGGTACCTGTTAGAACTGTCAATAGAGATTCGGATTCTGTATTGATGGATGCTCTGAAAGCGATGGTACCAGAGGATCAGTTAAATATGAAACCTGACGGTTTGTTCTACTCTGTTGCGTTTCTCTACAACGATTCATTTTCAGGAGCTCTGTCGACTCCAATTGTTCAGAAGAAAGAATCAAATAGATATGAGAATAAAAATGACCAATATTTtaagaatgaagaaaatataggATATTTGGATCTGGACGATTATTTATATGACG ATTCAGACGCCAGTGGTGAAATTTCAGAAGGAAAATCTCGCCAGTCTGCACGCTCAGAAGATGCATGGCAGGACCTCAAGAATACTAACTGTATCTTCCACATGATAAAAGGCAAGCATTCGTGGAAAGCAAAATGTTACCCTGGAAACGATCTATCCGATGAGATAAATCCTCAACTTGAAAACAGCTGCCGCCTCATTGACGGTGAATGCCTCAAGGTACACAGAGATCAACAATTTTTGAGTTCGTATTTTAGGGAGTCaccaaatgaaatattgaaatgcattaaaCTCGATGACGAATGTTTCTTAGTCTCTGCAAATTTATTATTAGAAAACAAGGATGATTGTTATGAATCGATGTGTAATAATCTGATAGAAGATCCCCAATTTCTTGGAAACTACTGCGAATCTTCGGATTGTGGACACTCGGgtaataacttgaaatttttgagagaaCTGAACGATGGTGAGGTTTCTTCGGATAGGCCAAAGGTAAAATCTCTAAAAGATTTGCCTGTCTCTTATCCCTTGTTGCAAGCTTTGAAGGCAGTGGTACCTAAGACGAACTTAAATGAGAATCCTTCAGCTCTGTTATTTTCAATTGGATTGCTATACAATAGTTCAAGATCATCAGATGTCCCCATTGAAGAACTTGCAGGAAGAAGCAACCAAAAAGTCATGCAAAAGGTTGGAAATATAACTGTTGAAGTACGCAAGAGAGATGAAACACCTGAATATCTATCAACAGAACACCGGAACCTGACAg ACATCTTAAATACACAAGAGGCAGATATTTCCCTCGATAAGGACCAAAGATTGGCGAAAAACGCTCAAATACTTAATGAATATCAATCTGTCAGCAGTGATGAGCATGATTCAGGTTTTGATGCAATTGTTAAAAG gAGGCGTTTCTTCAGAAACCAAGGAACAGAAAAAGAGAAACAAATTTCAGTACATGATGCAGATCAATCAAAAAGGGAATTGAGGAATGGAGAAAACTCTGAATATTTCTTTACTTATCAGCCCATTGCAGTAGAGACGCAGCCTG ATTAG